In a genomic window of Flavobacterium crassostreae:
- a CDS encoding IS3 family transposase: MVGMVQSSYYRRPSSGKKGIKPSEFTFNKHQGYVSQDTVVESVKDVLSNEFIDCGYRLMTSYLQREGYLINPKKLYRIMREEGLLKLENRINRSGSGRKFVKYRKVKTTKPFECLEMDIKMVWIPKVGKNAYLLSIIDVHTRRILKDFFSFSIKQNKVIALLSDLFLEYQYPENVVIRSDNGSQFIAKRVREYLGLIGVQQEFTHVATPEENAHIEAYHGILKKEVFQRVDYRTFGEIELILKRYVIFYNNTRLHGLLGRITPIEKWNQDKHLILMKKLTA; encoded by the coding sequence ATGGTAGGCATGGTTCAAAGTAGTTATTATAGAAGACCAAGCTCAGGTAAGAAAGGTATTAAACCTAGTGAATTTACCTTTAATAAACATCAAGGATATGTAAGTCAAGATACTGTTGTTGAATCTGTTAAAGATGTTTTAAGTAATGAGTTTATTGACTGCGGTTACCGTTTAATGACTTCCTATTTACAACGAGAGGGGTACTTAATTAATCCTAAAAAGTTGTATCGAATTATGAGAGAAGAGGGTTTGTTGAAACTAGAAAACCGAATAAACAGGAGTGGTTCTGGTCGTAAATTTGTAAAATATAGAAAAGTTAAAACCACTAAACCTTTTGAATGTTTAGAAATGGATATTAAGATGGTTTGGATCCCAAAGGTAGGTAAAAACGCTTATTTACTATCTATAATAGACGTTCATACTCGCAGAATATTAAAGGATTTTTTCTCTTTTTCTATAAAACAAAACAAAGTAATCGCTTTGCTTTCTGATTTATTTTTAGAATACCAATACCCTGAAAATGTTGTGATAAGAAGTGATAATGGAAGTCAATTTATTGCCAAAAGAGTTCGGGAATACCTTGGACTCATTGGAGTTCAGCAAGAATTTACCCATGTAGCAACACCAGAAGAAAATGCACATATTGAAGCCTATCATGGAATACTAAAAAAAGAAGTGTTCCAAAGAGTTGATTATAGAACTTTTGGAGAAATTGAACTAATACTAAAAAGATATGTGATTTTCTATAATAATACTAGGCTACATGGACTTTTAGGACGCATTACCCCAATAGAGAAATGGAACCAGGATAAGCATCTAATTTTGATGAAAAAATTAACCGCATAA
- a CDS encoding S41 family peptidase: MKHFFLILFLFLTTLSFGQIPNKLTPTDKVFGLSKFWQEVNYNFVYLDKVDRTMWDNRYRELIPIVQNTKNDYEYYRELQKFCALLKDGHTNVYFPKGIEQMNTMFGEYRIFIENIDGKAIIVRTNFSKKDEIPFGSEVIEVNGIATKQYIEENLAPYISSSTDYVLKDWSIGRLLTGLDGETFKIKIKKPNNKILELNLTHKKTEEKEVYPAFEPDRQLLDFKWINNQIAYMSLNSFEEVKIDSLFIQKLPELYKAKALIVDLRYNGGGNTDIGGIILQYLTNDKVLYGSKSSSRLHIPTFKAWGKFVEPKDSLKNDWNKKTYLNFKDKFMYNFDYKVDTIELDAKRIVVPTVLLMGHNTASAAEDFLIYADNQKHMTKIGENSFGSTGQPFVFDLPGGGSARICTKKDTYPDGREFVGYGIKPDIIVKRTLNDYLSKKDPVMEKAIEHLKQKLK; the protein is encoded by the coding sequence ATGAAACATTTTTTTCTAATACTTTTTTTATTTCTGACAACCCTTTCATTTGGACAAATTCCAAACAAACTAACACCAACAGACAAAGTTTTTGGCCTTTCAAAATTTTGGCAAGAAGTGAATTACAACTTTGTTTATCTTGATAAAGTTGATAGAACAATGTGGGACAATCGCTATCGTGAACTAATTCCTATTGTGCAAAACACCAAAAACGATTATGAATATTATCGTGAACTTCAAAAATTCTGTGCTTTATTGAAAGATGGACACACGAATGTGTACTTTCCAAAGGGTATTGAACAAATGAATACAATGTTTGGAGAGTATCGTATTTTTATTGAAAACATTGATGGAAAAGCAATTATAGTAAGAACAAATTTTAGTAAAAAAGATGAAATCCCTTTTGGAAGTGAAGTAATAGAAGTTAACGGAATAGCAACCAAACAATATATTGAGGAAAATTTAGCACCTTATATTTCTTCTTCAACAGACTATGTATTAAAAGATTGGAGTATCGGAAGATTACTAACGGGTTTAGATGGAGAAACTTTCAAGATAAAAATAAAAAAGCCAAACAATAAAATCTTAGAACTTAATCTTACCCATAAAAAGACAGAAGAAAAAGAAGTTTATCCAGCATTTGAACCTGACAGACAACTTTTAGACTTTAAATGGATTAATAACCAAATTGCTTATATGTCTTTAAATTCTTTTGAGGAAGTAAAAATTGACAGTTTATTTATTCAAAAATTACCTGAACTCTATAAAGCAAAAGCACTTATAGTTGATTTAAGATATAATGGTGGCGGAAATACAGATATTGGAGGTATCATTTTACAATACTTAACAAATGACAAAGTCCTTTATGGTTCTAAAAGCTCAAGCAGACTTCATATTCCAACATTCAAAGCTTGGGGAAAGTTTGTAGAACCCAAAGACAGTTTAAAAAATGATTGGAATAAAAAAACATATTTAAATTTCAAAGATAAATTTATGTATAACTTTGACTATAAGGTAGATACAATAGAATTAGATGCAAAAAGAATTGTTGTCCCAACTGTTTTATTAATGGGACACAATACTGCTTCAGCTGCAGAAGATTTTTTGATTTATGCAGACAATCAAAAACATATGACAAAAATTGGAGAAAATTCATTCGGAAGCACAGGACAACCATTTGTTTTTGATTTACCAGGTGGTGGCTCGGCTCGTATTTGCACAAAGAAAGACACTTATCCAGACGGGAGAGAATTTGTGGGATATGGAATAAAGCCAGACATAATCGTAAAAAGAACACTCAACGATTATTTATCAAAAAAAGACCCAGTTATGGAAAAAGCAATTGAACATTTAAAACAGAAGCTAAAATAA
- a CDS encoding transposase: MKYKKWSLEEKLEILSFSEELGAVETCRKYSLSTGTLYSWKKKHEKQGEAGLKVTYDTSSKELKQAEEENRILRKLLANKEIELEIGRELLKKKFGTSDPRKI, from the coding sequence ATGAAATACAAGAAATGGAGTTTAGAAGAAAAGCTAGAAATCCTATCCTTTTCAGAAGAATTAGGAGCCGTTGAAACCTGCCGTAAATACAGCCTTAGCACTGGCACTTTGTATAGCTGGAAGAAGAAACACGAGAAGCAGGGAGAAGCAGGTTTAAAAGTAACTTATGACACTAGTAGTAAAGAGCTAAAGCAAGCTGAGGAAGAAAACAGAATTCTACGCAAATTATTAGCTAACAAGGAAATCGAATTAGAAATCGGGCGTGAACTTTTAAAAAAAAAGTTTGGGACATCCGATCCAAGAAAGATTTAG
- a CDS encoding IS30 family transposase — MEKKYKRLSLEERIIIETLLKENRTENYIGKQLNRNRSTITREVNLWVRNPTDIYKADLAHWYALETNKNKRTQDKINSYPKLKIFVYRSLLKGTSPELMAGQIKLLYPNDPIMSISYESIYKHIYRSRQSTLGKKLIKLLPYHHHKRRDKRKFGNKRTRIKDQVSIDLRPIEIEKRLEAGHLEGDLMIGVGHKSAIGTIVDRKTRYVIIVPISNRKSKTVTHEFAKLLNKHPQYLRKTMTYDNGMEMANHKWLSEKTGMDIYFAHPYSSWERGTNENTNGLIRRFLPKGTDFNTITTEELKRIENNLNNRPRKVLGFKTPNEMRNQEINKISNTQA; from the coding sequence ATGGAAAAAAAGTACAAGCGATTATCCTTAGAAGAACGTATTATAATTGAGACATTACTTAAGGAAAACAGGACCGAAAACTACATTGGAAAGCAATTAAATCGAAATCGATCTACCATAACCCGAGAAGTAAATCTTTGGGTAAGAAACCCAACCGATATTTACAAGGCTGATTTAGCACATTGGTATGCTTTAGAAACCAATAAAAACAAAAGAACTCAAGACAAAATAAATTCATATCCTAAACTTAAGATATTCGTTTACAGAAGCTTATTAAAAGGAACGAGCCCTGAATTAATGGCTGGACAAATCAAGTTATTATATCCAAATGACCCTATCATGTCTATTTCTTATGAATCTATTTATAAGCATATTTATAGGTCTAGGCAGTCTACTTTAGGCAAAAAACTAATCAAACTCCTCCCCTATCATCATCACAAAAGACGTGACAAAAGAAAATTTGGTAACAAAAGAACACGGATCAAAGACCAAGTCAGTATTGACCTAAGACCTATTGAAATTGAAAAACGTCTGGAAGCAGGGCACTTAGAAGGAGATTTGATGATTGGTGTCGGACACAAAAGTGCCATTGGAACCATCGTAGATAGAAAAACTAGATATGTTATTATTGTACCAATCAGCAACAGAAAATCAAAAACAGTAACTCATGAATTTGCAAAGCTGTTAAATAAACATCCTCAATACCTCAGAAAAACAATGACTTACGATAACGGAATGGAAATGGCTAATCATAAATGGCTCTCTGAAAAGACTGGAATGGATATTTATTTTGCACATCCTTACTCCTCATGGGAAAGAGGCACAAATGAAAATACTAATGGACTAATTAGAAGGTTTTTACCCAAAGGAACCGACTTTAACACAATAACTACTGAAGAGCTGAAACGAATAGAAAACAACCTAAATAACAGACCTAGAAAGGTTTTAGGTTTCAAAACACCTAATGAAATGAGGAACCAAGAAATTAATAAAATCAGTAACACACAGGCTTAA